Proteins encoded together in one Theileria parva strain Muguga chromosome 3 map unlocalized ctg_530, whole genome shotgun sequence window:
- a CDS encoding Arv1-like family protein, protein MVVCVNCGLEVLTLYHVYNEVNYCLATCENCGEICDKYVEWEIPLIIIDLFLFKIQVYRHLIHNHSPSPPLSPSLSPTHRSSMGGVRRVGLRIRSTLVRVMLLLISATILDSYSMLTSCNYLTSPPNICFPQFQSYNQSLLTQTSKFFRTQTIHNRISNRISNRNSNLSQGFTNRVSGFTNVFDSIYEPTSGSSNVSKGASSRTSGVSGVSEGKSEGTEVLELVEKMSSAMMCYSRLNIFKRVGMNAEYCNRTYSRAMELFFLIFLQNPTLCSWSKNLTADCKDITELGIISLSILRVLSYCLYVIIFYTILRRFKLITHKRRINRKKRRINEKDDNLCDKKINAKVDRVRNLRGKYHTNSAAENDSTVTPLSTVETTVSTGLKGVLNMFYALLLSFHIKSLVLMINVWYPTHTILIVIELYIYLNHIVELKAISNLSLGVSAFIVVTGALLKIAIYFLWFHIINTLNLHYFYS, encoded by the exons ATGGTGGTATGTGTGAATTGTGGTTTGGAGGTGTTGACGTTGTACCACGTGTACAACGAGGTTAACTACTGCCTTGCGACCTGCGAAAACTGCGGGGAAATCTGCGATAAATATGTCGAGTGGGAAATTCCACTCATCATCATCGATCTATTCCTCTTCAAAATTCAAGTCTACAGACACTTGATACATAATCACTCTCCTTCCCCTCCTCTCTCTCCCTCTCTCTCTCCTACTCACA GAAGTAGTATGGGAGGAGTTAGGAGAGTGGGATTGAGGATAAGGAGTACGTTGGTGCGTGTGATGTTACTGTTGATATCGGCGACGATACTGGACAGTTACTCGATGTTAACGTCGTGTAACTACTTGACAAGCCCGCCGAACATCTGCTTTCCACAGTTCCAATCCTACAACCAGTCACTCCTCACACAAACCTCCAAGTTCTTCCGTACCCAAACTATCCACAATCGTATCTCCAATCGCATCTCCAATCGTAATTCCAACTTATCTCAAG GTTTTACCAACCGTGTCTCAGGGTTTACCAACGTATTTGACAGTATTTATGAACCTACCTCAGGTTCTTCCAACGTATCTAAGGGTGCTTCCAGCCGTACCTCAGGTGTTTCAGGCGTATCTGAGGGTAAATCTGAAGGTACTGAGG TGTTGGAGTTGGTGGAGAAGATGTCGAGTGCGATGATGTGTTATTCTCGGTTGAACATATTTAAGCGTGTGGGAATGAACGCCGAGTACTGTAACCGCACGTACAGCCGTGCCATGGAACTGTTCTTCCTCATTTTCCTGCAAAATCCGACACTCTGTTCCTGGAGTAAAAACCTCACCGCAGACTGCAAAGATATTACCGAACTCGGGATCATCTCACTCTCAATTCTCAGGGTTCTCTCTTACTGCCtttatgttattattttttacacaattctACGGAGATTCAAACTTATCACTCACAAACGGAGGATTAACAGGAAGAAACGGAGGATTAATGAAAAAGATGACAATTTGTgtgataaaaaaataaatgccaaagttgatcgggttaggAATTTACGAGGAAAATATCACACCAATTCTGCTGCTGAGAATGACAGTACAGTTACTCCACTGTCCACAGTGGAGACAACAGTGTCTACAGGATTAAAGGGAGTGTTGAATATGTTTTACGCGTTGTTGTTGAGTTTTCACATAAAATCTCTGGTGTTGATGATTAATGTTTGGTACCCTACGCACACGATTTTAATTGTCATTGAGCTGTACATTTACCTGAACCACATCGTGGAACTAAAGGCGATTTCTAACCTCTCACTCGGCGTTTCAGCCTTCATCGTCGTCACCGGCGCCCTTCTCAAAATCGCAATCTACTTCCTCTGGTTCCACATCATCAACACTCTCAACCTACACTATTTCTACTCATAA
- the CYM gene encoding Eukaryotic aspartyl protease family protein, giving the protein MDWRGCVILCVIWCVSVVYGSQLKSCNDCNWSTKHCKSCLHEGNQPQMTIGLRRYEKERVSVIELARENQKNFKNGKISFVLRSQGPFGSLGHTITNPHTNTHTNDLTNTLTNSQTQHSVRRKFNRNMNILKGYEYVPLQQIKDSLYVGTISVGTPPQILHPIFDTGSTNVWVVGTTCESETCKKVKRFNPKLSNTFKRLTNPKKIHIKFGTGEIEGRPASDVITVGDMSFEQNFALVDLESDSNVFQKINFEGIVGLAFAEMSSISGPSVLENIFSLNRLSENEFAFYIGGEDALLMFGGADPRFYEGELKMFPVVREHYWEVALDAIYLGNTKICCNQPSYVIFDSGTSLNSVPSAEFHTFTTLIQQGCKRGEDMTLRYILGGEEIRLGAEEYIYVDGDECIPGFMQLDVPSEFGHAYVLGSNTFMQFYFTLFRHSNYKPSMVGLARAKRGPEVSKLAKELALKSTQT; this is encoded by the exons ATGGATTGGAGGGGGTGTGTGATATTGTGTGTGATATGGTGTGTGAGTGTGGTGTACGGATCGCAGTTAAAGAGTTGTAACGACTGTAACTGGTCAACAAAACATTGCAAGTCGTGCCTTCACGAAGGCAATCAACCCCAG ATGACAATTGGTTTGAGGAGATATGAAAAGGAACGAGTGTCAGTGATAGAACTGGCCCGTGAGAATCAGAAAAACTTTAAGAACGGGAAAATTTCATTTGTTCTCAGATCCCAAGGACCCTTCGGATCTCTAGGCCATACCATCACAAATCCTCACACAAATACTCACACAAATGATCTCACAAATACTCTCACAAATTCTCAAACACAACATAGTGTGAGAAGAAAGTTTAATAGGAATATGAATATTCTTAAGGGTTATGAGTATGTTCCACTACAACAAATCAAAGAT AGTTTGTATGTTGGTACGATAAGTGTTGGTACGCCTCCTCAAATACTACATCCCATTTTCGATACCGGGAGCAC aaatgtGTGGGTTGTTGGAACAACGTGTGAATCTGAAACCTGTAAGAAAGTTAAGAGATTTAACCCCAAACTCTCAAACACATTCAAACGACTCACAAACCCCAAAAAAATACATATCAAA TTTGGAACGGGTGAGATTGAGGGTAGGCCTGCGAGTGATGTGATTACTGTTGGTGACATGTCATTTGAACAGAATTTTGCTCTCGTTGATTTAGAATCCGATTCCAACGTTTTTCAA AAGATAAACTTTGAGGGTATAGTTGGTTTGGCGTTTGCGGAGATGTCGAGTATTTCCGGTCCTTCGGTGCTTGAGAATATTTTTTCCCTTAACAGACTGAGTGAAAATGAGTTTGCATTTTACATTGGGGGCGAAGATGCTTTGCTTATGTTTGGCGGTGCGGATCCGCGTTTCTATGAGGGAGAGCTGAAAATGTTCCCAGTAGTGAGGGAACATTACTGGGAAGTCGCACTCGATGCCATTTACCTCGGCAATACTAAAATCTGCTGCAATCAACCCAGCTACGTCATCTTCGACTCCGGAACATCACTCAACAGCGTTCCAAGCGCCGAATTCCACACCTTCACAACATTAATACAACAA gGATGTAAGAGAGGAGAGGACATGACACTGAGATACATTCTG GGCGGGGAGGAGATAAGACTGGGTGCTGAGGAGTATATTTACGTGGACGGTGACGAGTGTATTCCTGGCTTTATGCAACTGGACGTTCCTTCCGAATTCGGACACGCCTACGTTCTCGGCTCTAACACTTTTATGCAGTTTTACTTCACTCTCTTCAGACACTCAAACTATAAACCATCGATG GTGGGACTGGCGCGTGCTAAAAGGGGCCCGGAGGTGTCTAAGCTGGCCAAGGAATTAGCTTTAAAATCAACCCAAACCTAA